One window from the genome of Pandoraea fibrosis encodes:
- a CDS encoding ABC transporter substrate-binding protein translates to MKTVVPQTLRKLGRAAAVSAGVAGLVFGATTAHADTTLYVGAYGGSFEQMLKKDVIPGFERANPGTKVVIVPGDSTTTLAKLQAQKGKAGMDVVFLDDGPMYQAIQMGFCGKLADAPVYQDLYDIAKFKNGSAVAAGLIATGIAYNTRLFQSKGWPAPTSWKELSDPKYKGKLVMPSIKNTYGLHALLVESKLNGGSDTNIDPGFREMEKIAPNVLSFDPSPGKIAELFQADEVGIAVWGNGRVQALRQQGIPVEFVYPKEGAVALGMGMCAVDKSANDALAQKFIQTILSPQTQAILAESQGVAPSNKKTQLSMSVAARVPSPAQIDKLVRVDWDVVNAKRAEWTQRWNRQIER, encoded by the coding sequence ATGAAGACTGTCGTTCCCCAAACGCTTCGCAAGCTTGGCCGCGCCGCCGCTGTCTCGGCCGGTGTCGCCGGATTGGTTTTCGGTGCCACGACCGCTCATGCCGACACCACGCTGTACGTCGGCGCCTATGGCGGCTCGTTTGAACAGATGCTCAAGAAGGACGTCATTCCCGGCTTCGAACGGGCGAACCCCGGCACCAAGGTGGTGATCGTGCCGGGCGATTCGACGACGACTCTTGCCAAGCTGCAGGCGCAAAAGGGCAAAGCCGGCATGGACGTGGTCTTCCTCGATGACGGTCCGATGTATCAGGCCATTCAGATGGGCTTCTGCGGCAAACTCGCCGATGCGCCGGTCTATCAGGATCTGTACGACATCGCGAAATTCAAGAACGGCAGTGCCGTGGCCGCCGGGTTGATCGCCACAGGGATTGCCTACAACACGCGTCTGTTCCAGTCGAAGGGCTGGCCTGCGCCGACGTCGTGGAAGGAACTGTCCGATCCGAAGTACAAGGGCAAGCTCGTGATGCCGAGCATCAAGAACACTTACGGGCTGCATGCGCTGCTCGTCGAGTCGAAGCTCAACGGCGGCAGCGACACCAACATCGATCCGGGCTTCCGGGAAATGGAGAAGATCGCGCCCAACGTGCTGTCGTTCGATCCGTCGCCGGGCAAGATCGCCGAGTTGTTCCAGGCGGATGAAGTCGGTATCGCCGTGTGGGGCAACGGCCGCGTGCAGGCGCTTCGTCAGCAGGGCATTCCGGTCGAGTTCGTGTATCCGAAGGAAGGCGCGGTAGCGCTGGGCATGGGGATGTGCGCGGTAGACAAGTCGGCTAACGACGCGCTCGCCCAGAAGTTCATCCAGACGATCCTCTCGCCGCAGACGCAAGCCATCCTCGCCGAAAGCCAGGGTGTGGCGCCCTCGAACAAGAAGACCCAACTGTCGATGTCCGTCGCGGCACGCGTGCCGTCGCCCGCGCAGATCGACAAGCTCGTGCGTGTCGACTGGGACGTCGTCAACGCGAAGCGCGCTGAGTGGACGCAGCGCTGGAACCGTCAGATCGAGCGTTAA
- a CDS encoding LysR substrate-binding domain-containing protein, which translates to MKIRQLEAFRALILRQTVTRAADMLHISQPAVTRLINDLEADVGFSLFDRINGRLNPTPEAMVLFEEVERSFAGIDRIAQTAEQIKSLRRGSLHIAGAPALALEFLPTTLTGFMREHPGISTTLLIHASSIVVDMVVGRRCDVGFIAHPLTHAGVNVETLHRAPMRCILPLGHRLADREVIYPEDLRDESFVSYPKEFDGRMYIDRIFAERQIDRVMSAESQLSAAICVLVQHGAGVAIIDQITARYAAGRVIVKPFEPTVLSGFSLVTSTQHPPSQLAKAFVDYTKQRMIAQFGD; encoded by the coding sequence ATGAAGATCCGGCAGTTGGAGGCATTTCGCGCGCTGATCCTGCGTCAGACGGTCACTCGCGCGGCCGACATGCTCCATATCTCGCAACCGGCGGTCACGCGCCTGATTAACGATCTGGAGGCCGACGTAGGGTTTTCCTTATTCGACCGGATCAACGGCCGGCTGAACCCGACGCCCGAAGCGATGGTGCTGTTCGAGGAGGTGGAGCGCTCGTTTGCAGGCATCGACCGCATTGCGCAGACGGCAGAACAGATCAAGTCGCTGCGGCGCGGATCACTGCACATCGCAGGCGCGCCGGCCCTCGCGCTCGAGTTCCTGCCCACGACCCTGACCGGCTTCATGCGCGAGCATCCGGGAATCAGCACGACACTGCTGATTCACGCGTCGAGCATCGTGGTGGACATGGTGGTCGGACGCCGTTGCGACGTCGGCTTCATCGCGCATCCGCTAACCCATGCGGGCGTGAACGTCGAGACACTGCATCGCGCCCCCATGCGGTGCATTCTTCCGCTGGGCCATCGTCTCGCAGACCGCGAGGTCATCTACCCGGAAGATTTGCGCGACGAGTCGTTCGTGTCGTACCCGAAGGAGTTCGACGGGCGGATGTATATCGATCGCATCTTCGCCGAACGCCAGATCGACCGGGTGATGAGTGCCGAATCGCAACTGTCCGCAGCGATTTGCGTGCTGGTGCAACATGGCGCGGGCGTGGCGATCATCGATCAGATCACGGCCCGGTACGCGGCGGGGCGCGTGATTGTCAAACCGTTCGAGCCGACCGTGTTGTCCGGCTTCTCGCTCGTCACCTCGACGCAACACCCGCCCTCGCAACTCGCGAAAGCCTTCGTCGACTATACGAAGCAGCGCATGATCGCGCAGTTCGGCGACTAA
- a CDS encoding ABC transporter permease, producing MNAATSTPSGASAVPDMKASAAVSPEVASQRRAAWALVTPATMYFLVLLAVPLVLTFVLSLHGFDPNLGGILPTVSLQHYVDILTDSYFYEIFLRTLLLSVGVTLLCVLVGVPEAYFLFRMRDPWRSLCLVLVLGPLLISVVVRTLGWSILLGREGLVNTVLAKLGLIDHPLQMLFTMGAVTVALVHVLVPLMVLSVWTSLTRLDPAVAHAARSLGAGRATVMWRVVLPQITPGILSGSLIVFALTASAFATPALIGGRRLKVVATTAYDEFLGTLNWPLGAAIAIVLLIVNVAIVSGYNRALEKRFTRRLG from the coding sequence ATGAATGCCGCGACGTCTACGCCTTCGGGTGCCTCTGCCGTGCCGGACATGAAAGCGAGCGCAGCGGTCTCCCCCGAGGTTGCCAGCCAGCGGCGCGCTGCCTGGGCGCTGGTCACGCCGGCGACGATGTATTTCCTCGTGCTGCTGGCGGTGCCGCTCGTCCTGACGTTCGTGCTGAGCCTGCACGGCTTCGACCCGAATCTGGGCGGGATTCTGCCGACAGTCTCCTTGCAGCATTACGTCGACATTCTCACGGACAGCTACTTCTACGAGATATTTCTGCGCACGCTGCTGCTCTCCGTCGGGGTGACGCTGCTGTGCGTGCTGGTGGGCGTGCCGGAGGCGTACTTCCTGTTCCGCATGCGCGATCCGTGGCGCTCGCTCTGTCTGGTGCTGGTGCTCGGGCCGTTGCTGATTTCGGTCGTCGTGCGCACGCTGGGCTGGTCGATTCTGCTGGGCCGCGAAGGGCTGGTGAATACAGTGCTCGCAAAACTGGGGCTGATCGATCATCCGTTGCAGATGCTGTTCACGATGGGCGCGGTTACGGTGGCGCTGGTGCATGTGCTCGTGCCGCTCATGGTGCTCTCGGTGTGGACCTCGCTCACCCGGCTCGATCCGGCCGTGGCGCATGCGGCGCGCTCGCTCGGCGCCGGGCGGGCGACGGTAATGTGGCGTGTGGTGCTGCCGCAGATCACGCCGGGCATTCTCTCCGGCAGTCTGATCGTGTTCGCACTGACGGCAAGCGCCTTTGCCACGCCCGCGCTGATCGGCGGCCGACGCCTGAAGGTCGTGGCGACCACGGCCTACGACGAGTTTCTCGGCACGCTGAACTGGCCGCTCGGCGCTGCCATCGCCATCGTGCTGCTGATCGTCAATGTGGCCATCGTCAGCGGGTATAACCGCGCACTCGAGAAGCGCTTCACGCGCCGTCTCGGCTGA
- a CDS encoding diguanylate cyclase codes for MLGLRSLGCVLSAIAVFTVFQHIGASHFAYGVWALNAFLWPAFAHAIALSAVDPVAAERRNLLCDSAFGGGWVVAMHFSGVPSAVLISVLLMHNASAGGYRLLRDGILAMMAGGVLTGAVIGFGFETDIALSELVASLPLLLIYPTLVGLTSFRLAKRLSTSERALRRISDQDDLTSLLNRRSWMRALTHCYADKRTGRSGTASIALIDIDGFKEINDFHGHLQGDSLIRMLSDVLSSELGSHDVIGRYGGDEFCVLFDGQTGDRARKKLEKVRAMFAEATRGLDASGSVTLSVGVADFDGDLVSPTAWLALADGALYSAKRSGKDRIVIAHVGSQFDGAVVR; via the coding sequence GTGCTGGGCTTGCGCAGTCTGGGCTGTGTCCTGAGCGCCATCGCCGTTTTCACCGTGTTTCAACATATCGGTGCGTCGCACTTCGCCTATGGCGTCTGGGCACTCAACGCGTTTCTCTGGCCGGCCTTTGCACACGCCATTGCCCTTTCCGCTGTCGACCCGGTCGCAGCCGAGCGTCGCAATCTGTTGTGCGACTCGGCGTTCGGCGGGGGCTGGGTGGTGGCGATGCACTTCAGCGGCGTGCCGTCCGCCGTTCTGATCTCGGTGTTGCTGATGCACAATGCGTCGGCGGGCGGCTACCGGCTGCTGCGCGACGGGATTCTGGCGATGATGGCTGGTGGCGTGCTCACCGGCGCGGTTATCGGGTTCGGGTTCGAGACCGACATTGCATTGTCAGAGTTGGTGGCGAGTCTGCCGCTGCTACTGATCTATCCGACGCTCGTCGGCCTGACCAGCTTCCGCTTGGCGAAACGGCTCTCGACAAGCGAGCGCGCGCTGCGCCGGATCAGCGATCAGGACGATCTCACATCGCTGCTCAATCGCCGGTCATGGATGCGGGCACTGACCCATTGCTATGCGGACAAACGCACCGGCCGGTCGGGGACGGCGAGCATTGCCTTAATCGATATCGATGGATTCAAGGAAATCAACGACTTCCACGGCCATCTTCAGGGCGATTCGCTGATCCGCATGCTCTCCGACGTGTTGTCGAGCGAATTGGGCAGTCATGACGTGATCGGCCGTTACGGCGGTGACGAATTTTGCGTGCTGTTCGACGGACAGACGGGCGACAGAGCGCGTAAGAAGCTGGAGAAGGTTCGTGCCATGTTTGCCGAGGCCACGCGCGGGCTGGATGCGTCGGGTAGCGTGACCTTGAGCGTGGGTGTTGCCGATTTCGACGGCGACCTCGTCTCGCCGACCGCATGGCTCGCACTGGCCGACGGCGCACTTTATTCGGCCAAACGCTCGGGAAAGGACCGGATCGTGATTGCGCATGTCGGCAGTCAGTTCGACGGGGCCGTGGTGAGATAG
- the panV gene encoding pandorabactin biosynthesis transcriptional regulator PanV: MSLETLLQRSVWAQGLTPEQRARVVAEIQVKPVENGGYVCRKGDPTHAWFGVIEGLVKIATASASGKSVTFTGVPAGAWFGEGSVLKREIRKYDVMALRDSVVAHMPIATFDWLLDTSIPFNRFLTLQLNERLGQFIAAVEHERLLDTDARVARSLSSMFNPNLYPSDDNTVQISQEELSYLAGVSRQRVNLALKVLEQAGLVKVDYGVLTILDLEGLREFGM; the protein is encoded by the coding sequence ATGTCGCTCGAAACCCTGTTGCAGCGCAGCGTGTGGGCGCAAGGTCTGACGCCGGAACAGCGCGCACGCGTGGTAGCGGAAATTCAGGTGAAACCTGTCGAGAATGGCGGCTACGTGTGCCGCAAGGGGGACCCCACGCACGCATGGTTCGGCGTGATCGAAGGGCTGGTGAAGATTGCGACGGCATCTGCCAGCGGGAAGTCGGTGACGTTCACGGGGGTGCCTGCGGGCGCCTGGTTCGGTGAAGGATCGGTGCTCAAGCGCGAGATCCGAAAATACGACGTGATGGCGCTGCGCGATTCTGTGGTCGCTCACATGCCGATCGCCACGTTCGACTGGTTGCTCGACACCAGCATCCCGTTCAACCGCTTTCTGACGCTCCAGCTTAACGAGCGTCTCGGCCAGTTCATCGCGGCTGTCGAACACGAACGTCTGCTGGACACCGATGCCCGCGTCGCACGTTCGCTCTCGTCGATGTTCAATCCGAACCTGTACCCGTCCGACGACAACACCGTGCAGATCTCTCAGGAAGAACTGAGCTATCTCGCCGGCGTGTCGCGTCAGCGTGTCAATCTCGCGCTCAAAGTGCTGGAGCAGGCGGGGTTGGTCAAAGTCGACTACGGCGTGTTGACGATTCTCGATCTGGAAGGCTTACGCGAATTCGGCATGTAG
- a CDS encoding (2Fe-2S)-binding protein yields MPNVSLLKSLARKDSATVRITIDSTPVDVPADMNVAAALLFAGVTACRTTPVTGSDRAPFCMMGVCFDCLVEIDGVPNRQGCMTPVREGMQVCRMDGARSVA; encoded by the coding sequence ATGCCAAACGTTTCGCTGCTTAAGTCGCTGGCGCGCAAGGATAGCGCGACGGTGCGCATCACGATCGACAGCACGCCGGTCGATGTGCCGGCCGATATGAATGTGGCGGCCGCGCTGCTCTTCGCAGGTGTCACGGCGTGCCGGACGACGCCCGTGACGGGGAGCGACCGTGCCCCGTTCTGCATGATGGGCGTGTGTTTCGACTGTCTCGTGGAGATCGACGGTGTGCCGAACCGCCAGGGGTGCATGACGCCTGTGCGTGAGGGCATGCAGGTGTGCCGAATGGACGGAGCGAGGAGTGTGGCATGA
- a CDS encoding RidA family protein: MSDIQRHHTNARMSRVVVHNGTVYIGGQTADDRTQDITGQTQQVLAKLDGYLKDAGIDKSRLLSAQVWLKDIESDFAGMNAVWDAWTSPGNTPTRATVESRLAASDLLVEIAVIAAAK; the protein is encoded by the coding sequence ATGAGCGATATTCAACGCCATCACACGAACGCACGGATGAGCCGTGTCGTGGTGCATAACGGAACGGTCTACATCGGCGGTCAGACGGCCGACGATCGCACGCAGGACATCACCGGGCAGACGCAGCAAGTGCTCGCGAAGCTCGACGGGTATCTGAAAGATGCCGGGATCGACAAGTCGCGTCTGCTCTCGGCACAGGTCTGGCTCAAGGACATCGAGTCCGATTTCGCCGGCATGAACGCCGTGTGGGATGCGTGGACCAGCCCGGGCAACACGCCCACGCGCGCCACCGTCGAGTCGCGTCTCGCGGCATCCGATCTGCTCGTCGAGATCGCGGTGATTGCAGCGGCGAAGTAA
- a CDS encoding FAD/NAD(P)-dependent oxidoreductase, giving the protein MSTKIVDLLVVGAGPAGLAAALEARRHGLAPLVVDENGLPGGQIYRSVSRSPLADPGVLGPDYLHGRALVDAFTSAGIAYWPQTLAWQIGADKRVSVTRQGAGGGTLQIEAGAIVLASGAQERPFPIPGWTLPGVMGVGAAQTLLKASALVPDSPAVLAGCGPLLYLFAWQLINAGVPVRAILDTAEPSARRNALRHAGGALRAPSYLMKGFKLLRAIRAAGVQHVKHVEALRVIGATQAEGIEYVVGGRTERIDTALVLLHQGVIPNTQVTRSIGCEHVWDEAQLCWRPKTDAWGETSLPGIFVAGDGAGIGGALAAEPSGRLAAVQAAVKLGKLDGAKRDSRALSLRRELAAHTVIRPFLDALYRPAEAFRAPADDSTIVCRCEEVTAGDVRRMAGLGCVGPNQTKSFSRCGMGPCQGRFCGLTVAELLAQAQGCAVPEVGYYRIRPPIKPVTLGELATAVEAPEFLSERAGFPK; this is encoded by the coding sequence ATGAGCACGAAGATCGTAGATTTGCTGGTGGTTGGCGCGGGGCCTGCCGGATTGGCCGCGGCGCTGGAAGCCAGGCGTCATGGGCTTGCCCCGCTGGTCGTGGATGAAAACGGTTTGCCCGGCGGACAGATTTATCGCAGCGTCAGCCGCTCGCCGCTGGCCGACCCAGGGGTACTCGGGCCGGACTATCTGCATGGGCGGGCGCTGGTCGACGCGTTCACGTCGGCAGGCATCGCCTATTGGCCGCAGACGCTGGCCTGGCAGATTGGGGCAGACAAACGTGTGTCCGTCACGCGGCAAGGCGCGGGCGGTGGCACGTTGCAGATCGAAGCCGGTGCCATCGTTCTGGCGAGCGGTGCGCAGGAGCGCCCCTTCCCGATTCCCGGCTGGACACTGCCCGGTGTGATGGGAGTGGGGGCGGCGCAAACGCTGCTCAAGGCATCGGCGCTGGTGCCCGACTCGCCGGCGGTGTTGGCTGGGTGCGGCCCGCTGCTCTATCTGTTTGCGTGGCAACTGATCAATGCCGGTGTGCCGGTGCGCGCCATTCTCGATACGGCCGAGCCGAGCGCTCGGCGCAATGCGCTGCGCCATGCCGGTGGGGCCTTGCGTGCGCCGTCGTATCTGATGAAAGGCTTCAAGCTGCTGCGTGCGATTCGCGCAGCCGGTGTGCAGCACGTCAAGCATGTGGAGGCCTTGCGCGTCATCGGGGCCACACAGGCCGAGGGCATCGAGTATGTCGTTGGCGGACGCACCGAGCGCATCGACACGGCGCTGGTATTGCTGCATCAGGGCGTGATTCCGAACACACAGGTCACGCGTTCGATCGGTTGCGAGCACGTGTGGGACGAGGCGCAGTTGTGCTGGCGTCCGAAGACCGACGCATGGGGCGAGACGAGTTTGCCGGGCATCTTCGTGGCCGGTGACGGCGCGGGGATTGGCGGTGCGCTGGCGGCCGAGCCGTCGGGACGACTTGCGGCCGTGCAAGCCGCCGTCAAACTCGGCAAGCTCGACGGCGCGAAGCGCGACTCACGGGCACTTTCCTTGCGCCGCGAACTGGCGGCGCACACGGTGATTCGCCCGTTCCTCGACGCGTTGTACCGGCCGGCCGAGGCATTCCGCGCGCCGGCCGACGACAGCACCATCGTGTGCCGTTGCGAGGAGGTGACGGCCGGGGATGTGCGTCGCATGGCCGGGCTGGGGTGCGTCGGTCCCAACCAGACGAAGAGTTTCTCGCGTTGTGGCATGGGCCCGTGTCAGGGTCGTTTCTGCGGGCTGACGGTCGCGGAACTGCTGGCGCAGGCGCAGGGCTGTGCGGTGCCGGAAGTCGGGTACTACCGAATCCGTCCACCGATCAAGCCGGTCACGCTGGGCGAGTTGGCCACGGCGGTCGAGGCCCCCGAATTCCTGAGCGAGCGCGCAGGCTTCCCCAAGTAG
- a CDS encoding NAD(P)/FAD-dependent oxidoreductase, translating into MQKTYDIAVIGGGLVGMAIAYGLAKRGQRVVVCDGEDNSLRAARGNFGLVWVQGKGGTCTDYARWSLHSANTWQSFADELFARTGVSVGFQRPGGFNIAQTPEELAVKVDSMRKLHEAEPSLVYEVLDHDALAERLPAIGPDVAGGIYSKNDGHVSPLYTLRALFAAFEQAGGEYAPNVRVTDIRQVGSAFRVSMGETSLDAGRVVLAAGLGNRELAPMVGLSAPVKPLRGQILVTERVKPFLDYPTIYVRQTVEGSVMLGDSAEDVGFNDGVTPDVLADIARRAIAPFPLLKNVRVVRAWGALRVMTADGLPIYEASEACPGAYLATCHSGVTLAAAHCETIAPWILGASRPALLDHFYAKRFAA; encoded by the coding sequence ATGCAAAAGACATACGATATCGCCGTCATTGGAGGCGGCCTGGTCGGCATGGCGATCGCCTACGGGCTTGCCAAGCGCGGACAACGCGTCGTCGTTTGCGATGGCGAAGACAATTCGCTACGTGCCGCACGCGGCAACTTCGGATTGGTCTGGGTGCAGGGAAAAGGGGGCACCTGCACGGATTACGCTCGCTGGTCGCTGCACTCGGCCAACACCTGGCAAAGCTTTGCCGACGAGTTGTTCGCACGCACTGGCGTATCCGTCGGCTTTCAGCGGCCCGGCGGCTTCAACATCGCGCAAACGCCGGAGGAACTCGCGGTCAAGGTCGACAGCATGCGCAAGTTGCACGAAGCCGAGCCTTCGCTCGTGTACGAAGTGCTCGATCACGACGCGCTCGCCGAGCGCCTGCCGGCCATTGGCCCCGATGTAGCAGGTGGCATCTATTCCAAGAACGACGGTCACGTGAGCCCGCTATACACGCTGCGCGCGCTGTTCGCCGCCTTCGAGCAGGCGGGCGGCGAGTATGCGCCGAACGTGCGGGTCACCGACATTCGTCAGGTCGGCAGCGCCTTTCGCGTGAGCATGGGCGAGACGTCGCTCGACGCGGGACGCGTCGTGCTGGCGGCCGGTCTGGGCAATCGCGAGCTGGCGCCGATGGTGGGACTCAGCGCGCCCGTCAAACCGCTGCGCGGCCAGATTCTCGTGACCGAGCGTGTCAAACCTTTTCTCGACTATCCGACGATCTATGTGCGTCAAACGGTCGAAGGGTCGGTCATGCTCGGCGACTCTGCCGAAGACGTGGGCTTCAACGACGGTGTGACCCCCGACGTCCTGGCCGACATTGCCCGTCGCGCTATCGCGCCGTTCCCGCTGCTCAAGAACGTGCGCGTGGTGCGTGCCTGGGGCGCATTGCGCGTGATGACGGCGGATGGTCTGCCGATCTACGAAGCCTCCGAGGCCTGTCCGGGGGCGTACCTCGCCACCTGCCACAGCGGCGTGACGCTTGCCGCCGCCCATTGTGAAACCATCGCGCCGTGGATTCTCGGCGCGTCGCGTCCCGCGCTACTGGATCATTTCTATGCCAAACGTTTCGCTGCTTAA
- a CDS encoding ABC transporter permease, whose product MSTQDSQYDRNGVAALTFHVLFLVFILAPLVVVCLVAFTPDNFLSIPTQHFSLRWFSSLMSDEDFQSALRTSLWLGVTSATVSTVLAVPTAMGLARYRFPGRDAINSFLLSPLMIPPVVLGIAFLRLFTLLDMGGSFASLVACHALLIFPYALRLIMSALVGQADEAERAARSLGAGRWTTFRRITLPAILPGVAGGWVLAFINSFDELTATIFVTSPTTITLPVRVYMNMSETVDPSVAAISTLLIGLTLAVMLVLDRIYGLNKVLVGNH is encoded by the coding sequence ATGAGTACGCAAGATTCTCAATACGACCGCAACGGTGTGGCGGCGCTGACGTTCCATGTGCTGTTTCTGGTCTTCATCCTCGCGCCGCTGGTCGTCGTGTGTCTGGTCGCGTTCACACCGGACAATTTTCTGTCGATCCCCACGCAGCACTTTTCCCTGCGCTGGTTTTCGTCGCTGATGAGCGACGAGGACTTCCAGTCGGCACTGCGCACGAGTTTGTGGCTGGGCGTGACGTCGGCCACGGTGTCGACCGTGTTGGCCGTGCCCACGGCGATGGGGCTGGCACGCTACCGCTTCCCTGGGCGCGATGCGATCAACTCGTTCCTGCTCTCGCCACTGATGATTCCGCCGGTGGTGCTGGGCATTGCGTTCCTGCGGCTGTTCACGCTGCTCGACATGGGCGGATCGTTCGCGAGCCTGGTGGCCTGCCATGCGTTGCTGATCTTTCCCTACGCCTTGCGCCTGATCATGTCAGCGCTTGTCGGGCAGGCCGACGAGGCGGAGCGGGCGGCGCGCTCGCTCGGCGCAGGACGCTGGACAACGTTCCGGCGGATCACGCTGCCGGCGATTCTGCCGGGCGTGGCGGGCGGCTGGGTGCTGGCATTCATCAACAGTTTCGACGAACTCACGGCCACGATTTTCGTCACGTCGCCTACGACGATCACGCTGCCGGTGCGCGTCTACATGAACATGAGCGAGACGGTCGATCCGAGTGTGGCGGCGATCTCGACACTGCTTATCGGGCTGACGCTGGCAGTGATGCTGGTGCTCGATCGGATCTATGGGCTGAACAAGGTTCTGGTTGGAAATCACTAA
- a CDS encoding GNAT family N-acetyltransferase, which produces MATTDSPSDAMRPTLVGSSVELHPLEAHHAPALLAAAADGELWNLKVTVVPGPETVDDYVEKALRGREDGTVMPFVIVSTATGKVVGSTRFWKIDRANRKLEIGHTWLSESAQRSSINTEAKYLLLTFAFETLQCVRVQFTTDELNEKSRAAILRIGARQEGIVRHERIMPDGRKRNSVRFSIIDDEWPEAKTALERRLGRAPTT; this is translated from the coding sequence ATGGCCACGACTGATTCTCCATCCGACGCGATGCGACCCACGCTGGTCGGCAGCAGCGTTGAACTCCATCCCCTGGAAGCCCACCACGCGCCGGCACTGCTCGCTGCCGCCGCCGACGGGGAACTGTGGAATTTGAAAGTGACCGTCGTGCCTGGACCGGAGACGGTCGACGACTACGTCGAAAAGGCGCTGCGGGGACGCGAAGACGGCACCGTCATGCCGTTCGTCATCGTGTCGACGGCCACCGGCAAGGTCGTCGGCAGCACACGATTCTGGAAAATCGACCGGGCCAACCGGAAGCTGGAGATTGGTCATACGTGGCTGAGCGAGTCCGCCCAGCGGTCGAGCATCAACACCGAAGCCAAATATCTGCTGCTCACGTTCGCGTTCGAGACACTGCAATGCGTTCGCGTGCAATTCACGACCGACGAGTTGAACGAGAAGTCCAGAGCCGCCATCCTGCGCATCGGCGCCAGGCAGGAAGGGATCGTGCGCCACGAACGCATCATGCCCGACGGGCGCAAGCGCAATTCGGTGCGCTTTAGCATCATCGACGACGAGTGGCCCGAGGCAAAGACCGCGCTGGAACGCCGGCTCGGACGCGCTCCGACGACCTGA
- a CDS encoding ABC transporter ATP-binding protein, with the protein MSTPYLRLEQLGKRFGDTVAVEGVDLSIAQGEFISLLGPSGCGKTTTLQMIAGFVAPSTGRILLEGRDLTPVPPEKRGLGIVFQSYALFPHMTVAQNVAFGLDMRRVDAGQKQRRVQDALELVHLGQHAQRYPRELSGGQRQRVALARALVIAPPVLLLDEPLSNLDAKLREQMQDELRAIQRKVGTTTIMVTHDQAEALAISDRVVLLNAGRVVRIDTPHDVYEDPRATFAAHFIGQTNLITGLLDVRGGVAVLDAQGHRLAVSPAHAGPVSAEGANGPATFSLRPERIRLTSATAGRLAGRVGQRSFHGNHWVLTVSTALGELRVLVSNDGVVAANDGEAVGLDWADDALRLVQEGA; encoded by the coding sequence ATGAGCACACCATATTTGCGTCTCGAGCAACTCGGCAAACGCTTTGGCGACACCGTCGCGGTCGAGGGTGTCGATCTCTCGATCGCACAGGGCGAATTCATTTCGCTGCTGGGCCCGTCCGGCTGCGGCAAGACCACGACGTTGCAGATGATCGCGGGGTTCGTCGCTCCGAGCACCGGCCGAATTCTGCTCGAAGGCCGTGACCTCACGCCGGTCCCACCGGAAAAGCGCGGGCTCGGTATCGTGTTCCAGAGCTACGCGCTGTTCCCGCACATGACCGTGGCGCAGAACGTCGCGTTTGGTCTCGACATGCGCCGCGTGGATGCCGGGCAAAAGCAACGCCGTGTGCAGGACGCTCTGGAACTGGTGCACCTCGGCCAGCACGCACAGCGTTACCCGCGCGAGCTTTCGGGGGGACAGCGTCAGCGTGTGGCGCTGGCCCGGGCACTGGTGATTGCGCCGCCCGTGTTGCTGCTCGACGAGCCATTGTCGAACCTCGACGCCAAGCTGCGCGAGCAGATGCAGGACGAGTTGCGCGCCATTCAGCGCAAGGTCGGCACGACCACCATCATGGTCACGCATGATCAGGCCGAGGCACTTGCCATCAGCGATCGGGTGGTGTTGCTCAACGCGGGACGTGTGGTGCGCATCGATACGCCGCACGATGTCTACGAAGACCCGCGCGCCACGTTTGCCGCGCATTTCATCGGACAGACCAATCTCATCACGGGGCTGCTCGATGTGCGCGGCGGCGTGGCCGTGCTCGATGCGCAGGGGCACCGGCTCGCCGTCTCCCCCGCGCATGCCGGCCCGGTGTCGGCGGAGGGCGCCAACGGCCCGGCAACGTTCAGCCTGCGACCCGAACGCATTCGTCTGACGTCGGCAACGGCGGGGCGCCTCGCGGGTCGCGTTGGTCAGCGCAGCTTCCACGGTAATCACTGGGTGCTCACGGTGTCCACGGCGCTGGGCGAACTGCGGGTGCTCGTGTCGAATGACGGTGTCGTCGCAGCGAACGACGGCGAAGCGGTCGGGCTCGATTGGGCCGACGACGCGCTGCGTCTCGTGCAGGAGGGCGCATGA